Proteins co-encoded in one Thermomicrobiales bacterium genomic window:
- a CDS encoding lactate racemase domain-containing protein: protein LNRAVLESDLVLATGRVEPHQYAGYSGGGKTVAIGCAAEPVIAYTHGPAMLDRSGTRLGVLAGNPFQEAVRQVADAAHVAFVANCVLDDDGALVAAAFGHPEGVQDVLAEQAAAMYVAPIERQFDIAVAGVGYPKDQNVYQASRAASYLHFAPTPVVRPGGVIIVPAGCPEGPGEGVGEQRFFGAMCEPRAAFMSRVRAGDFLPGEQRAYIMAQLLETVQVIFAGIEHPDTVRNMGFLAASSIESALDMAGEIVERPATLLVVPHALLTMPVVRAPMVSS, encoded by the coding sequence GTTGAACCGTGCAGTGCTGGAATCCGATCTGGTTCTGGCCACTGGCAGAGTCGAACCCCATCAATACGCCGGATACAGCGGTGGCGGCAAGACCGTGGCGATCGGCTGCGCGGCGGAACCGGTCATCGCCTACACCCACGGCCCGGCGATGCTCGATCGATCCGGAACGCGACTCGGTGTGCTGGCGGGAAACCCATTTCAGGAAGCGGTTCGCCAGGTCGCAGACGCCGCCCACGTTGCCTTTGTCGCCAACTGCGTGCTGGACGACGACGGTGCGCTGGTTGCCGCCGCGTTCGGGCATCCGGAGGGGGTGCAGGACGTCCTCGCCGAGCAGGCTGCGGCGATGTACGTCGCTCCCATCGAACGGCAGTTCGATATCGCGGTGGCCGGTGTGGGATATCCGAAAGATCAGAATGTCTATCAGGCCAGTCGGGCGGCGAGCTATCTGCACTTCGCGCCCACGCCGGTGGTCCGGCCGGGAGGCGTCATCATCGTGCCGGCGGGCTGCCCGGAAGGACCGGGGGAAGGCGTCGGCGAACAGCGATTTTTTGGGGCGATGTGCGAACCGCGGGCCGCTTTCATGAGCCGAGTTCGCGCTGGGGACTTCCTGCCAGGTGAGCAGCGGGCATACATCATGGCTCAGCTGCTGGAAACCGTGCAGGTGATCTTTGCTGGAATCGAGCACCCGGACACCGTGCGAAACATGGGATTCCTGGCTGCATCGTCAATTGAGTCGGCACTGGACATGGCCGGCGAAATCGTTGAAAGGCCCGCGACGCTGCTGGTCGTCCCCCATGCCCTGCTGACGATGCCGGTCGTTCGCGCACCGATGGTTTCGTCGTGA